A window of the Rubeoparvulum massiliense genome harbors these coding sequences:
- the uvrA gene encoding excinuclease ABC subunit UvrA — translation MNQDKIVIKGARSHNLKNIDVVIPRNQFVVLTGLSGSGKSSLAFDTIFAEGQRRYVESLSAYARQFLGQMEKPDVDAIDGLSPAISIDQKTTSRNPRSTVGTVTEIYDYLRLLYARVGHPTCPTHGMEITSQTIQQMVDRLLEYPERTRMQILAPLVEGRKGEHAKLLEEIRREGYVRVRIDGETLDLNSDIHLEKNKKHSIAVVVDRIVMKEDVASRLADSLETACRLADGKVLVDVMGEEELLFSEKMACPICGFSINELEPRLFSFNSPFGACPECDGLGTRMKVDPELIIPDGSISIAEGAIEPWAGVTSTYYPQLLAAACQHFGVDIDLPVEQLNKVALHQILYGSKGEKIHFVYENDSGMVKEGDVSFEGVIPNLERRYQETASEYIREMIEGYMSKKPCPHCHGQRLHPAALAVYVGGKNIAEVTALSIGEALLFFKELQLSTKEYQIARLILKEIEDRLRFLMDVGLDYLTLDRTAGTLSGGEAQRIRLATQIGSKLTGVLYILDEPSIGLHQRDNDRLIHTLEQMRDLGNTLIVVEHDEDTMRASDYIIDIGPGAGVHGGEVVAYGTPEEVMANEHSLTGQYLSGKKFIPIPAKRREPNGKWLKVYGAEENNLRKIDVAIPIGLFVCVTGVSGSGKSTLVNEVLHKGVIREINHSKVIPGQFERLEGLEHIEKVIDIDQSPIGRTPRSNPATYTGVFDDIRDLFAQTNEAKMRGYQKGRFSFNVKGGRCEACRGDGIIKIEMHFLPDVYVPCEICHGLRYNRETLQVRYKGKNIAEVLEMTVEDALEFFKHIPRIQRKLQTLYDVGLGYIRLGQPATTLSGGEAQRVKLASELYRRSRGRTLYILDEPTTGLHVDDIARLLEVLQRLVENGDTVLVIEHNLDVIKTADYLIDLGPEGGDRGGTVIATGTPEEVVKVKRSYTGQYLARVLARD, via the coding sequence ATGAACCAAGATAAAATTGTGATTAAAGGGGCACGCTCCCATAACCTTAAAAATATTGATGTGGTGATTCCACGCAATCAGTTTGTGGTTTTAACAGGTTTGTCAGGGTCAGGGAAGTCCTCCCTTGCTTTTGATACGATCTTTGCGGAAGGACAACGACGTTATGTGGAGTCACTCTCTGCTTATGCAAGACAGTTCCTCGGTCAAATGGAAAAGCCTGATGTGGATGCCATCGATGGCTTGAGTCCTGCCATCTCCATTGACCAAAAGACCACCAGTCGTAACCCTCGTTCAACAGTGGGGACAGTAACAGAGATCTATGACTACCTTCGGCTTCTCTACGCACGTGTAGGTCATCCAACCTGTCCTACCCATGGTATGGAAATCACTTCGCAAACCATTCAACAGATGGTGGATCGCCTGTTAGAATATCCAGAACGGACGCGCATGCAGATCCTTGCCCCTCTCGTGGAGGGTCGTAAAGGTGAGCATGCCAAGTTGCTGGAAGAGATCCGTCGTGAAGGCTATGTGCGGGTACGGATCGATGGAGAGACCCTTGATTTAAATAGTGATATTCACCTGGAGAAGAATAAGAAGCATTCCATCGCTGTGGTGGTGGATCGGATTGTGATGAAGGAAGATGTGGCCAGTCGTCTCGCAGATTCTCTGGAAACAGCATGCCGTCTTGCCGATGGTAAGGTATTGGTGGACGTGATGGGAGAAGAGGAGCTACTTTTCAGCGAGAAAATGGCCTGTCCGATCTGTGGCTTCAGTATTAATGAACTAGAACCACGTCTCTTTTCATTCAATAGTCCCTTTGGTGCTTGTCCAGAATGTGATGGATTGGGCACGAGAATGAAGGTGGATCCTGAGTTGATTATTCCTGATGGTTCAATCAGCATTGCAGAAGGAGCTATTGAACCATGGGCTGGGGTCACTTCTACATACTATCCTCAGCTATTGGCAGCCGCTTGCCAACATTTCGGTGTGGACATTGATCTACCAGTGGAGCAGCTGAATAAAGTAGCGCTCCACCAGATTCTTTATGGAAGTAAGGGAGAGAAAATTCACTTTGTCTATGAGAATGATAGTGGCATGGTGAAGGAAGGCGATGTGAGCTTTGAAGGGGTCATCCCCAACTTAGAGCGGCGCTACCAGGAGACGGCCTCAGAGTATATTCGTGAAATGATCGAAGGCTATATGAGCAAAAAGCCCTGTCCTCATTGTCATGGTCAGCGACTTCATCCAGCAGCCCTTGCTGTCTATGTAGGGGGTAAGAATATTGCTGAGGTCACAGCTCTTTCCATCGGTGAAGCCCTGCTCTTCTTTAAGGAACTCCAATTAAGCACCAAGGAGTATCAAATCGCTCGACTCATCTTGAAGGAGATTGAGGATCGTTTACGGTTCCTCATGGATGTGGGCTTAGATTACCTCACGCTGGATCGTACTGCAGGTACCCTCTCTGGCGGTGAAGCGCAGCGTATCCGCCTTGCTACGCAAATTGGGTCGAAGTTAACAGGCGTTCTCTATATCTTGGACGAGCCTAGCATCGGCTTACATCAGCGGGATAATGATCGCCTGATTCATACACTGGAGCAGATGCGCGATCTAGGTAACACCTTGATCGTCGTAGAACACGATGAGGATACAATGCGGGCTTCTGATTACATTATTGATATCGGCCCTGGAGCGGGTGTACATGGGGGAGAGGTCGTAGCCTATGGTACGCCAGAAGAGGTCATGGCTAACGAGCACTCATTAACAGGACAGTACCTAAGTGGTAAGAAGTTCATCCCCATACCAGCGAAGCGCCGAGAACCCAACGGTAAATGGCTTAAGGTCTATGGAGCGGAAGAAAATAATCTCCGTAAGATCGATGTGGCTATACCTATCGGACTCTTTGTCTGTGTAACAGGTGTCTCTGGTTCTGGGAAGAGTACCTTGGTGAACGAGGTGTTGCATAAGGGCGTAATCCGCGAGATCAATCATTCCAAGGTAATACCTGGTCAGTTCGAACGCTTAGAGGGCTTGGAGCATATTGAAAAAGTAATCGACATTGATCAGTCCCCCATCGGGAGAACGCCTCGCTCCAATCCAGCTACCTATACTGGTGTCTTCGATGATATCCGAGATCTCTTTGCCCAGACCAACGAGGCGAAGATGCGTGGCTATCAGAAGGGGCGATTTAGCTTTAATGTGAAGGGAGGACGCTGCGAGGCTTGCCGTGGTGATGGTATTATCAAGATTGAGATGCACTTCCTCCCTGATGTCTACGTTCCTTGTGAGATCTGCCATGGCTTGCGCTATAATCGGGAGACCTTGCAGGTTCGCTATAAGGGTAAAAATATTGCTGAGGTGCTGGAGATGACGGTGGAGGATGCCCTAGAGTTCTTCAAGCATATCCCGCGAATCCAGCGGAAGCTTCAGACTTTATATGATGTGGGACTCGGCTATATCCGACTGGGGCAACCAGCTACCACCCTCTCTGGCGGTGAAGCACAGCGCGTGAAGCTAGCATCGGAGCTATACCGTCGTAGTCGAGGACGCACTCTCTATATTCTGGATGAACCTACCACGGGCCTCCATGTAGATGATATTGCTCGCCTCCTTGAAGTGCTTCAACGTCTCGTGGAGAATGGGGATACCGTTCTGGTTATCGAACATAATCTTGATGTGATCAAGACAGCGGACTATCTTATCGATCTTGGCCCTGAGGGAGGAGATCGTGGAGGAACCGTGATTGCCACAGGCACACCAGAGGAAGTGGTGAAGGTGAAGCGTTCCTATACAGGGCAGTACTTAGCACGAGTACTTGCTAGAGATTAG
- the uvrB gene encoding excinuclease ABC subunit UvrB — MGIFQLQSEFTPQGDQPQAIEQLVKGIQEGKRIQTLLGATGTGKTYTMAQIINHVNKPTLVIAHNKTLAAQLHAEFKEFFPNNAVEYFVSYYDYYQPEAYIPQTDTYIEKDASINDEIDKLRHSATSALFERQDVIIVASVSCIYGLGSPEEYGALVLSLRVGMERNRDEILRKLVDIQYQRNDINFTRGTFRVRGDVVEIFPASYGEQAVRVEFFGDEIDRITEIDVLTGEILAEREHIAIFPASHFVTREEKLQFAIQRIEAELAEHLAVLNAKGKLLEAQRLEQRTRYDLEMMREMGYCSGIENYSVHLTLRPLGSTPYTLLDYFPKDFLMLVDESHVTLPQVRGMYNGDQARKKVLIDFGFRLPSAADNRPLKFEEFEKHIHQMICVSATPGPYEEEHAEAVAEQIIRPTGLLDPTIDIRPIHGQIDDLLGEIHTRVERNERVLVTTLTKKMAEDLTDYFKEMGIKVRYLHSEIKTIERMEIIRDLRLGEFDVLVGINLLREGLDLPEVSLVAILDADKEGFLRSHRSLIQTIGRAARNASGHVIMYADKMTDSMKLALDETERRRKKQMAYNEQHGITPQTIKKAIRDVIQATHAAEEKEDYITTIKEKSYSKDELREMITRLEKEMKEAAMALQFERAAELRDLIIQLKGEQG, encoded by the coding sequence ATGGGAATTTTCCAATTGCAGTCGGAATTTACACCGCAGGGTGATCAGCCGCAAGCCATTGAACAGCTTGTGAAGGGCATTCAGGAGGGCAAGCGAATCCAAACCTTGTTAGGTGCTACAGGTACGGGTAAGACCTATACCATGGCCCAGATTATTAATCATGTGAATAAACCCACGCTAGTCATCGCACATAATAAAACATTGGCTGCTCAACTACATGCAGAGTTTAAAGAATTCTTTCCTAACAATGCAGTGGAATACTTCGTGAGCTACTATGATTACTACCAGCCAGAAGCGTATATCCCCCAAACCGATACCTACATTGAGAAGGATGCAAGTATTAACGACGAGATCGACAAGCTTCGCCACTCGGCAACAAGTGCTTTATTTGAACGACAAGATGTGATTATTGTGGCCAGCGTCTCCTGTATTTATGGTCTAGGTTCGCCAGAGGAGTATGGTGCCCTTGTCCTTTCACTTCGTGTCGGCATGGAACGGAATCGCGATGAAATTTTACGTAAACTCGTGGATATTCAATACCAGCGGAATGATATTAACTTTACCCGGGGCACCTTCCGCGTCCGCGGTGATGTGGTGGAGATCTTCCCAGCCTCTTACGGAGAGCAGGCGGTTCGTGTGGAGTTTTTCGGTGATGAGATCGATCGAATTACCGAAATTGATGTTCTTACAGGTGAGATCCTCGCAGAGCGGGAGCATATCGCGATCTTTCCTGCCTCCCACTTCGTCACACGTGAAGAGAAATTGCAGTTCGCCATTCAACGGATTGAGGCAGAGCTTGCAGAGCATTTAGCCGTTCTGAATGCAAAGGGGAAGCTCTTGGAAGCGCAACGCTTGGAGCAACGGACACGCTATGATCTTGAAATGATGCGGGAGATGGGTTATTGCTCGGGCATTGAAAATTACTCAGTTCATCTTACCCTCCGCCCGCTTGGCTCTACACCCTATACCTTGCTCGACTATTTTCCCAAGGATTTTCTCATGCTGGTGGATGAGTCCCATGTAACATTGCCACAGGTACGAGGAATGTATAACGGAGATCAAGCGCGAAAAAAGGTCCTAATCGATTTTGGTTTCCGTCTGCCCTCTGCGGCAGATAATCGTCCATTAAAGTTTGAAGAGTTTGAAAAGCATATCCATCAGATGATCTGCGTCTCTGCAACACCAGGTCCCTATGAGGAAGAACACGCTGAGGCTGTGGCAGAGCAGATTATCCGTCCAACAGGTCTGCTGGATCCTACCATCGATATTCGACCCATCCATGGACAGATCGATGATCTCCTCGGGGAGATTCATACTAGGGTAGAGCGAAATGAGCGGGTACTGGTTACCACCTTAACAAAGAAGATGGCCGAGGATTTAACCGATTATTTCAAAGAGATGGGCATTAAGGTACGCTATCTCCACTCAGAGATTAAAACCATTGAACGGATGGAGATCATCCGCGATCTGCGTCTAGGTGAGTTTGATGTGCTCGTAGGGATAAATTTATTACGAGAAGGCTTGGACCTACCAGAGGTGAGTCTAGTTGCCATCCTTGATGCGGATAAGGAGGGCTTCCTCCGTTCGCATCGCTCACTGATCCAAACCATCGGTCGGGCTGCAAGAAATGCCAGTGGTCATGTAATTATGTATGCAGATAAGATGACGGATTCCATGAAGCTGGCTCTTGATGAGACGGAGCGCCGGCGCAAGAAACAGATGGCTTACAATGAACAGCATGGGATTACACCGCAGACCATTAAGAAGGCGATCCGTGATGTGATTCAAGCCACCCATGCGGCAGAAGAGAAGGAAGATTATATCACGACCATCAAAGAAAAGTCCTATAGCAAGGATGAACTCCGTGAGATGATTACTCGTCTTGAAAAAGAGATGAAGGAAGCCGCCATGGCGCTGCAATTTGAGCGAGCAGCAGAATTACGAGATCTTATTATCCAGTTGAAAGGTGAACAGGGATGA
- a CDS encoding PDZ domain-containing protein — MESLGWLLWDWLIHLPYLLLQPFLYLFLLLTFLIYRRQVELERSLFHIKLHSVWERWWSSVLLGILAGLIFSVLFLVTGLTLRLEDLLWVGVLTLFLSFFHVRFLCLSYSGGIIGILALLAQLWNTPATWPMVGWFWQEMASIQLFPLLTLVAFLHIAEAILVGVDGDFAASPLILEGKRGQLQGGYYAERFWVLPMLLPVPFLWGWDATSQFPDSWPIWFGQDASSFLFLPIPLIIGYSRLIMARTPQQAKRLAMWELLLYSGGLLLLLMLAVWWQWFLIGAVLWTIGGHEWLHYRQQAWEWQHRPYFVQKSYGVKILAVLPQSSAQEMGLEIGELIVKVNGEAVNNRKELYAALQQQGTQVHLEVEDLNGNIKLAQATIYTGEHHQLGIITAPDEKTEFYVDWQTESLWKVIRQRWKRIQRTHQSS, encoded by the coding sequence ATGGAATCATTGGGCTGGCTACTGTGGGATTGGCTTATCCATCTACCTTATCTATTGTTACAACCATTTCTATATCTGTTCCTCCTTCTCACCTTTTTAATCTACCGCCGTCAGGTAGAGCTAGAACGATCCCTTTTTCACATTAAACTACATAGTGTTTGGGAGCGTTGGTGGAGTTCGGTTTTGCTTGGAATCTTAGCGGGGTTGATCTTCTCTGTTCTCTTCTTAGTCACCGGTCTAACGCTAAGGTTGGAGGATTTACTCTGGGTCGGAGTCTTAACGCTATTCCTCTCCTTCTTCCATGTACGCTTTCTCTGTTTGTCCTATAGTGGTGGAATTATCGGTATTCTTGCATTGCTAGCCCAATTATGGAATACTCCTGCTACCTGGCCAATGGTGGGTTGGTTCTGGCAGGAGATGGCTAGTATTCAGCTCTTCCCGTTACTCACCCTCGTAGCGTTTCTTCATATTGCTGAAGCAATTTTGGTGGGAGTTGACGGTGATTTTGCTGCTTCACCGTTGATCCTGGAAGGAAAGCGGGGACAGCTCCAAGGGGGATACTATGCAGAGCGTTTCTGGGTTCTTCCCATGCTTCTTCCTGTTCCATTTTTATGGGGTTGGGATGCCACCAGTCAGTTTCCAGATTCGTGGCCTATCTGGTTTGGTCAAGATGCTTCTTCCTTTCTCTTTCTCCCCATCCCCTTAATTATCGGGTACTCTCGATTAATCATGGCCCGTACACCTCAACAAGCCAAACGCTTGGCCATGTGGGAACTGCTCCTCTATAGTGGAGGACTTCTTCTCCTTCTCATGCTCGCTGTATGGTGGCAGTGGTTCCTCATCGGGGCTGTGCTCTGGACCATTGGAGGACATGAGTGGTTACACTATCGTCAACAAGCGTGGGAATGGCAGCACCGTCCTTATTTTGTCCAGAAGAGCTACGGGGTGAAGATACTAGCTGTTTTGCCGCAGAGTTCAGCGCAGGAGATGGGCCTTGAGATTGGAGAGCTTATTGTTAAAGTGAATGGGGAAGCGGTGAATAATCGCAAGGAACTCTATGCAGCGCTGCAGCAGCAAGGTACACAGGTCCACCTGGAGGTGGAAGATCTTAATGGGAATATTAAACTAGCTCAAGCCACCATCTATACAGGGGAGCACCATCAATTAGGCATCATCACTGCTCCAGATGAGAAGACGGAATTCTATGTGGATTGGCAAACCGAATCCCTCTGGAAGGTAATTCGCCAACGCTGGAAGCGAATACAACGAACCCATCAATCATCATGA